The Erythrobacter sp. SDW2 region TTGTCCGCCGTCCAGGGCAGCTTCAAACTGGGCATCCAGTTCGTCAACTGGGGCGAGATCGGCGACAGCTACATCCACCCGTTCGGCGCCTACGGCTACACCATGGGCGGCATATCTTTCCAGCACGTCTGGCACCGCCAGCGCCAACACGGCGACAAGCGACCACTCCAGGTCTTCAATGTCGAGACCATGGCCGCATATTTCGGGCGCTTCAGCCGGACGCAGGATTACACCAAGAATTTCGAGCGCGAGGACCTGCCCCCGGTCAACTACGCCTATCACATCAACGCTACCGCCTATGCCGCCTTCCTGCGCAAATATGCCGAGCAGCGCGGCGTCGTCCGGCAGGAAGGCAAGATCGTCGATGTGACGCTCGACGGCGAAAGCGGCGATGTCACATCGGTTCAGCTCGACAGCGGCAAGGAGATCGCGGGTGACCTGTTCGTCGATTGCTCCGGTTTCCGCGGCCTGCTGATCGAACAGGCGCTGCAGACCTGCTACACCGAATGGACCCACTGGCTGCCATGCGACCGCGCGGTTGCCCTGCCCTGCAATCGCGACGACGGCAGCCCGCCCCCGCCCTTCACCCGCGCCACCGCGCACAGTGCCGGGTGGCAATGGCAGGTCCCGTTGCAACACCGCAACGGCAACGGCCATGTCTATTGCAGCAGCTTCATGGAGGCCGACGAAGCGCACGATATCCTGGTGAACAACATCGCCGGCAAGCCCACGGCAGACCCGAACCACCTGCGGTTCGTGACCGGCCATCGCAACAAGTTCTGGAACCGCAATGTCGTCGCGGTCGGCCTCGCCGCAGGCTTCATGGAACCGCTGGAATCGACCTCGATCCACCTGATCAACACGGCGGTCGACAAGCTGATATCGATGCTCTCGCTGGACGGCATCACCGATGCCCAGCGCGACACTTTCAACCGCCTCACCGCGCGCGAATATGCCCGCATCCGCGACTTCCTGATCCTGCACTACAAGGCGACCGAGCGGACCGATTCCGAG contains the following coding sequences:
- a CDS encoding tryptophan halogenase family protein, with the translated sequence MAIRQIVIVGGGTAGWMAAAALSRLKTNNLVDITLVESEAIGTVGVGEATIPPFVNFNELLEVDESEMLSAVQGSFKLGIQFVNWGEIGDSYIHPFGAYGYTMGGISFQHVWHRQRQHGDKRPLQVFNVETMAAYFGRFSRTQDYTKNFEREDLPPVNYAYHINATAYAAFLRKYAEQRGVVRQEGKIVDVTLDGESGDVTSVQLDSGKEIAGDLFVDCSGFRGLLIEQALQTCYTEWTHWLPCDRAVALPCNRDDGSPPPPFTRATAHSAGWQWQVPLQHRNGNGHVYCSSFMEADEAHDILVNNIAGKPTADPNHLRFVTGHRNKFWNRNVVAVGLAAGFMEPLESTSIHLINTAVDKLISMLSLDGITDAQRDTFNRLTAREYARIRDFLILHYKATERTDSEFWNYCRTMSVPDTLTQKIELFKATGQIFREEDELFTETSWAAVMMGQRIPMIGHNPVADTMDLVKTRKELDEMEQSIRYVVQNMPSHEQFLAQYCPAREAA